TGCAGGAATCAGAGTTTTGGCAGGATTGCTCTGGACCGAAAGATCCAATCTGGTAGGCAGTGTATCTACCGGTCAATTGCTTAAGGTGGCTCGTCGTTACAAGCGTTTTCCCTATCTTTCCTGCGGTTCCGGAGTATTGAACGCTGTGGGTCTGTCTATTCCCGTAGTCCTGATGGCCTCGCTGTATGGGGTGCAAGCGGCCGGTTTCTTTTCGTTGGCTCTTCGCTTGATCGGTCTCCCAATCAACCTCCTGGGTCAGGCGGCAGGGCAAGTATTTTGGGGAGAAGCAAGCCGCATGTATGAGGATCCTGAAAGATTATCCAGACTATTCTACCGCGTTCTGCTTATTATGTTCTTGGTGAGCATAGCAATGATGGTTCCGTTGGTTGTGGTGGCTCCTTCTGCACTGGCACTTGTCTTCGGTGAGCAATGGCGGGAAGCAGGCTATTACGTCCAAGCACTCTCGCTTGGTTTTGTCGTTGATTTTATGGCGACTCCATTGTCTTCCACGCTTTTTGCCCTGGAACGCCAGAGCTGGCAGCTTGGTTGGGATGCAGGCCGGCTGGCTCTCATGCTCCTCGTATTCATAGGAGTGCATTCGTTGGGATTTAGCCCGCTCATTGCAGCTCTGTGTTATGGATTGGCACAGGTATTGGCATACGGAATCCACCTCACCCTCTCGGCCATTGCGATTCGCATTGCCAAGAACAAGATTTCCCAAGATCTTGACAACGGAGATCTTCGAGTCGGTTTTAGTGGATAATTCTTTTTCCACAGACCTCCGGAAGATTCGGTCATGCTAACCGCAATATCCATTTCTCGCAAAACGGTGATACGTGATACGGTCACAATAAAAAATGTGCACCTTCCCATGTTGTGCATACATCGACGTAAACGGAAAACTCATGATGAGATCGATCAAAGTCCGGTATCTCACGGCTAAGCTATCATGCATACTTCTTGTTGCTCTCGGACTCTCACTGGGCCATGCAGTCATGCTGCATGCTGAACCCCAGACCAAGAAGGTTCCCATGGATCTTGGTTTCAAGACGAACAAAGGGGCCGACGAATTTTTGCAGTATATCTTGTCCTTGTCCGAGAACGAGATGATTGCCATAATTCCCGAGCAATCCGGAATTTTCTACACCAGATGTCCGAACTGCCGAGCCGGAACACAGGATCGCGGAGACTGGGAATGGACACCTCAACTTCCTCGAAGCATACGATGCAAGCAGTGCAAAGAAGTGTATCCAAATAATACGCGATATCCGGATTCCAATCATATTACCACTGTATCGCTTCACAAAAGGCACTCCTATCCTTATTACGAGACACCCGACGGTTATCGGATCTTTCTGGCGGCACATGCGGATTATCTTGCTCGCCAGTTCATGGAAAAGACCTGCCGAAGACTGGCTTCGCTTTATCGTGAAACCGGAAATGATATGTATGCTCGTCGAGCTGCGTTGATACTACTCAGATTTGCCGAGGTTTTTCCCGGGTACGCTTACAAGTTCGATTATCCCTTCAAGCAAAAACAGTTCTTTTCCTATCGCCAGAGCACGATGGCGGGATTCGATCCCTTCCGGGTGAGTAAATGGACCTGGTGGGGCTACATGGATGTTTCCC
The sequence above is a segment of the Desulfomonile tiedjei DSM 6799 genome. Coding sequences within it:
- a CDS encoding lipopolysaccharide biosynthesis protein, which encodes MSYASLALAKLKNALASTGFIRNAALLAGSAAVTQVIFLSLSPILTRVYSPEDFGILGVFVSVVSMALPLASWRYEYAITLPQDDDIAVNVLVLAIIILLGMTLLSGTGLLIFGDYIMKALRVSTGWYFSCLLVGGLFASGLFQALNFWALRKKAFSRIARTKLAQGSITAIGQVALGLLHIGPAGLLLGDVVGRTAGIRVLAGLLWTERSNLVGSVSTGQLLKVARRYKRFPYLSCGSGVLNAVGLSIPVVLMASLYGVQAAGFFSLALRLIGLPINLLGQAAGQVFWGEASRMYEDPERLSRLFYRVLLIMFLVSIAMMVPLVVVAPSALALVFGEQWREAGYYVQALSLGFVVDFMATPLSSTLFALERQSWQLGWDAGRLALMLLVFIGVHSLGFSPLIAALCYGLAQVLAYGIHLTLSAIAIRIAKNKISQDLDNGDLRVGFSG